Genomic window (Rhodothermia bacterium):
CGAATGTTGCAATTCTTTATGTGAAACTCGTAAAATATCCATTAGATTGACTTCTTCGTTTACAAGGTTTTGCAAACTCGTAAAGTCTTCGTCAAGCATTAGTTCTTTAAGTTCTGTTTCTGTACTGTTTGTCATTTTACGGTGTGTCAGTTATGGTTGCAGCCAACGTTGGGCTTTAACGAATGTGCCGCCTGCGTTGGCTTTTGAGCGTTGGCTATTGGGCGGCATTTTCGTAAAGCCGTTGTTGTAGGCTTTCATTACGACGATTAAAAAAGTTTAATTTGCTCTCCAATTTCAAAGGAAACTTCCTGTTTGTAGCCATCCAAAAACTCTAAGGCCTCCCTAACTTTTATTGCAATTTTTTCTGCAAAAATAACAGGCACAGCATTCCCGATTTGTAACTGTAACTCCCTTTTATTATTACCGTAGAAAACCCAATCATCTGGGAATGTTTGCAATCTTGCGTATTCTCTTGCAGTAAATGGTCTCAACTTACTTGCCTTAATTCTCCAAAGTTTTGCTACACTTTCTGGGTTGCGGACATACATTGCATCCTCTCGGTCTTTTACAATACGTTCGGCCACAACATTACCCTTTGCCCAACCCCAGACTGTTGCTGTGTCTATTGCTGGAAATGGTGACTCAAAATCTCTTATAGGATTTCCCTCAGATGCTGTCCTGCTAAATCGAACTGGAATTGCTTCCTCAGATTTATCAAACGCCTCGCAAGTTTCTGTATGTGCATAACTTTTAAAGCCCCACACTGGGTCATGATTTGGAAGATTTATAGATAAATTTTGCCCTAAATCGTATAAAAACTCTTTAATTCCTGTTTCGTATTTTTGGGGTTTTGGAAATTTAAAGTGTCGTAATGTGTTACCTTTATAGGCTACAAAAATGAACCTTCGCCTTGTCTGTGGAACTCCGTGCTGTGAGACCCTAAAAAAGTCAAATGTTGTTGTATAACCAATTGCCGAAAGTTCGTCCGAAATTTGTTGTGCAAATGGTTTACCGGTCTCAGGATGTATCATTGTCCGCAAATTCAGAACATTCTCCATCACAATTACTCGGGGTTGCATATATTGTGCTATTCGGACTACTTCACGGTAAAGCGTGTTACGTTCATCATTTTCATCTCTATTTCCGCCAAGGGAAAATCCTTGACATGGAAAACCTGCCAACAAGACATCAAGTCCTTTTTTGAAGGATGGTGTATATTCCCGAACATCTCCATGCGCTACTTTCCAGTCAGGACGGTTTAATCTCAAAGTCTCAACAGCATAATCCAGAATTTCGTTGGATTCCGTGTGTTGAAACCCCGCAAGTTCAAAGCCAAGGTCTAGTCCACCTGCACCTGCAAATAATCCCAAGTAAGTGTAATCCGTTTTGTTTTCACCTCTAATACTAAACATTGTCATTTGATTTTAGAGGTGGCAAAACAGGAATAGCGGCTACTCGTTCTTTTGGTTGCCGCTCTTTACACAAATCAAATATTCCTTCAAGAGTTGTTAAAGTATCAAAAGATGATAAGGCGTTTTTTGTTTCGTCTTTTAGATAATAGAAGAATGAGTTGCCGTATTTGTCGGTACGAACTATTTGCTCGGTTATGTTTTTTGTATCTTTTATTTTTTCAAAATCTGCTTTTTTCGCAATAACAATTTGTCGCATGTGAAATTTACTGATTTTGGAATTTAATGGATTCGGATATGTGTACATCTTGCGATGCCTGATAGAACCCTCTCCATAAGGCCCATGATTGTATTCAGTATAATTCGAATACTTGGATTCTTTATGAAGGTCAAAATCATAGTTCAGGAAATCACCATCCAAGAGAATGAGGGTGACAATATTTTTACTGTCTTTGTCAAGTAAGGCAAAAAGATAAAAGCAGGGGATAATAACGGGTGCATTT
Coding sequences:
- the dcm gene encoding DNA (cytosine-5-)-methyltransferase, producing MFSIRGENKTDYTYLGLFAGAGGLDLGFELAGFQHTESNEILDYAVETLRLNRPDWKVAHGDVREYTPSFKKGLDVLLAGFPCQGFSLGGNRDENDERNTLYREVVRIAQYMQPRVIVMENVLNLRTMIHPETGKPFAQQISDELSAIGYTTTFDFFRVSQHGVPQTRRRFIFVAYKGNTLRHFKFPKPQKYETGIKEFLYDLGQNLSINLPNHDPVWGFKSYAHTETCEAFDKSEEAIPVRFSRTASEGNPIRDFESPFPAIDTATVWGWAKGNVVAERIVKDREDAMYVRNPESVAKLWRIKASKLRPFTAREYARLQTFPDDWVFYGNNKRELQLQIGNAVPVIFAEKIAIKVREALEFLDGYKQEVSFEIGEQIKLF